A part of Saliniradius amylolyticus genomic DNA contains:
- the lapB gene encoding lipopolysaccharide assembly protein LapB: MLELLFLLLPVAAGYGYVMGRNSVRQAQRKQSKLLSRHYYKGLNFLLSDQPDKAVDTLIKMIDVNSDTAETHIAMGNFFRHRGELDRAIRLHQNLVEKVQLNQSQRETALKELGRDYLLAGFLEQAENVALQLLDSDKYYLDAQKQLFSIYQTTKEWERAIELAEKMAQHHGDSAELCQRLAHFYCEQATIDWRKGDVSKAEKALQKAVLADERAIRPWLIMGKIALEQNNPVTAMSYLEEVPRRDVDWLSEAIPLMTRCAGQDAQAKESLRHILDSYHEQCATAYLARVELMAEEGQESEAVEFLLRQLRQHPTMKGFYNLMAILSRRDGNGEVDQTLSLLQELVREQLQQRPTYRCTSCGFSGRQVYWLCPSCKHWGVVKPIKGLDGE, encoded by the coding sequence ATGCTTGAGCTTCTGTTTTTACTTTTACCCGTTGCCGCAGGCTACGGCTATGTGATGGGTCGTAACAGTGTGCGACAGGCTCAGCGCAAGCAATCCAAACTGCTATCCAGACATTACTATAAAGGACTGAATTTCCTGCTGTCTGATCAGCCGGATAAAGCTGTCGATACCCTTATTAAGATGATCGATGTCAACAGCGATACGGCCGAAACCCATATCGCCATGGGTAATTTTTTTCGCCATCGTGGTGAGTTAGACCGAGCTATCCGGCTGCACCAGAACCTGGTCGAAAAAGTGCAACTGAACCAGTCGCAAAGAGAAACAGCGCTCAAAGAGCTGGGACGGGACTACTTACTGGCCGGTTTTTTGGAACAGGCTGAAAACGTGGCGTTGCAGTTGCTCGACAGTGACAAGTACTATCTGGACGCACAAAAGCAACTGTTTAGTATCTACCAGACCACCAAAGAGTGGGAGAGGGCGATAGAGCTGGCCGAAAAGATGGCACAGCACCATGGTGATTCGGCGGAGCTATGCCAAAGGCTGGCGCATTTTTATTGTGAACAGGCAACAATCGATTGGCGCAAAGGAGATGTCAGTAAAGCGGAGAAAGCACTGCAAAAAGCGGTACTAGCCGATGAACGTGCCATTCGTCCTTGGTTGATCATGGGCAAGATAGCTCTCGAGCAGAATAACCCCGTCACCGCGATGAGCTACCTGGAAGAAGTCCCTCGTCGCGATGTGGACTGGCTGTCTGAAGCGATTCCGTTGATGACCCGTTGTGCTGGACAGGATGCTCAGGCGAAGGAATCGCTCAGGCATATACTGGACAGCTATCATGAGCAGTGTGCCACGGCCTATCTGGCCAGGGTGGAGTTAATGGCTGAGGAGGGACAGGAGTCTGAGGCGGTGGAATTTTTACTGCGCCAGTTGCGCCAGCATCCCACCATGAAAGGTTTTTATAATTTGATGGCGATACTGAGCCGTCGTGATGGCAACGGTGAGGTAGACCAAACACTTAGCTTGTTGCAGGAGCTGGTCCGGGAACAGTTACAACAGCGCCCTACCTACCGATGCACTTCCTGCGGCTTCTCTGGGCGGCAGGTATATTGGCTGTGTCCGTCTTGTAAACACTGGGGTGTGGTCAAACCCATTAAAGGCTTAGATGGAGAATAA
- a CDS encoding beta-ketoacyl-ACP synthase III produces the protein MYSRIIGTGSYYPSQIRTNADLEKMVDTSDEWITERTGIKERRIVGDDENVATMGAEASRQAIEAAGIDAKSIDMILCATTSHDKALPSAACDIQKILDLDGIPAFDIAAACAGYCYALSVADQYIKSGMCKRILVVGSDTLSRLIDPKDRTMIILFGDAAGATVIEASEEPGILSTHIHAAGSHGDLLYVGNPTRGEEASVHDNWGVMKGNEVFKVAVTKLSEVVEQTLAANNMAKSDLDWLVPHQANYRIIKATAKKLEMPMEQVVLTLPYFGNTSAATVPTALDTAIRDGRIQRGQNLLLEAFGGGFAWASALVRY, from the coding sequence ATGTATTCAAGAATTATTGGTACCGGGAGCTATTATCCCAGCCAGATTCGCACCAACGCGGATCTGGAAAAAATGGTGGATACCAGCGACGAATGGATCACCGAGCGCACCGGCATTAAGGAGCGCCGTATCGTTGGCGACGATGAAAATGTAGCCACTATGGGTGCCGAAGCCTCTCGCCAGGCCATTGAAGCGGCGGGTATCGACGCTAAATCCATCGATATGATCCTGTGCGCCACCACCAGTCATGACAAGGCGCTGCCCAGTGCCGCCTGTGACATTCAGAAAATCCTCGATCTTGATGGCATTCCAGCGTTTGATATTGCCGCTGCCTGTGCCGGCTATTGCTACGCGCTCAGCGTCGCGGATCAGTACATCAAATCTGGCATGTGCAAACGTATTCTGGTGGTGGGCAGTGATACTCTGTCGCGCCTGATCGACCCTAAGGATCGCACCATGATCATCCTGTTCGGGGATGCCGCCGGTGCCACGGTTATCGAAGCCAGTGAAGAGCCGGGCATTTTGTCCACTCATATTCACGCGGCGGGATCGCACGGTGACCTGCTCTATGTCGGTAACCCAACCCGGGGCGAAGAGGCATCTGTGCATGACAACTGGGGGGTGATGAAAGGTAACGAAGTATTTAAAGTGGCTGTTACCAAACTCAGTGAAGTGGTTGAGCAGACTCTGGCAGCCAATAACATGGCGAAGTCGGATCTGGATTGGCTGGTGCCGCACCAGGCCAACTACCGCATTATCAAGGCGACCGCTAAGAAGCTGGAAATGCCCATGGAGCAGGTGGTACTAACCCTGCCATATTTTGGTAATACTTCGGCAGCGACCGTGCCTACGGCACTGGACACCGCGATTCGAGATGGCCGCATACAACGCGGGCAGAACTTGTTGCTGGAAGCCTTCGGCGGCGGTTTCGCCTGGGCCTCGGCACTGGTTCGATACTGA
- a CDS encoding HAD family hydrolase: protein MSDYRLVIFDWDGTLMDSAGRIVSSVQAVAKRLELPVPDDEAVKEIIGISLGPSLKRLFGELPEARMEQLVSAYRDEYVELNTTPTPLFNGVPELLTRLHGEGRTLAVATGKARRGLKRVWQQTNTGHFFHGSRCGDETESKPHPQMLEQLLEELDVPVHQAVMIGDTVHDMKMAEAIGMDRIGVSFGAHHPSRLESHKPKAIVDNIDQLAALLVN from the coding sequence ATGAGTGACTATCGGTTAGTAATTTTTGATTGGGACGGCACTCTGATGGACTCGGCGGGCCGCATCGTCAGCAGCGTGCAGGCAGTAGCGAAGCGACTGGAACTGCCCGTGCCCGACGACGAGGCGGTTAAAGAGATCATTGGCATCAGCTTAGGACCGTCTTTAAAGCGGTTGTTTGGTGAATTGCCAGAGGCTCGGATGGAGCAGTTGGTTTCCGCTTACCGGGACGAATATGTGGAATTGAATACTACGCCTACGCCCTTATTCAACGGCGTGCCGGAACTCTTGACCCGGCTTCACGGTGAGGGACGTACTCTGGCCGTCGCCACCGGCAAGGCCCGTCGCGGGTTAAAGCGGGTCTGGCAGCAGACCAATACCGGCCACTTCTTTCATGGTTCACGCTGTGGTGATGAGACCGAATCCAAACCCCATCCACAGATGCTGGAGCAGTTATTGGAAGAGCTGGATGTGCCGGTTCACCAGGCGGTGATGATCGGCGATACGGTACATGATATGAAAATGGCGGAAGCCATCGGCATGGACCGCATCGGAGTCAGCTTCGGGGCGCATCATCCTTCGCGACTGGAATCCCACAAGCCTAAGGCTATCGTGGATAATATAGATCAGCTCGCCGCGCTGCTGGTCAATTAG
- the yceD gene encoding 23S rRNA accumulation protein YceD: MQKVKLPKQLDPFKNAVKRSDYDGVLEVKDMSRLHEAAAAVEDDVSVNVRFDKDAQGLAFFDGTLTTKVSLICQRCNESFVYPVSVSFCFCPIRSDSDLDELPERYEPVEVDDHGNVDLLKLFEDELILSLPLVALHAEQDCQIRSDEMSYGEVEPVDDNPNPFAVLKELKRDQE; encoded by the coding sequence ATGCAGAAAGTGAAACTGCCAAAGCAGCTCGACCCTTTTAAAAATGCCGTTAAGCGCTCCGATTACGATGGAGTGCTAGAGGTTAAGGATATGTCGCGTTTGCATGAGGCAGCCGCTGCGGTGGAAGACGATGTGTCGGTCAATGTTCGATTTGATAAAGACGCGCAGGGTCTGGCATTTTTCGACGGCACGTTGACCACCAAAGTATCGCTTATCTGTCAAAGGTGTAATGAATCCTTTGTTTATCCGGTTTCGGTGTCGTTTTGTTTCTGCCCGATTCGGAGTGACAGTGACCTGGATGAATTACCGGAGCGTTATGAACCGGTGGAGGTCGACGACCATGGAAATGTCGATCTGCTCAAACTGTTCGAAGACGAACTGATTTTGTCATTGCCCTTGGTGGCCCTGCACGCAGAACAGGATTGCCAGATACGCAGTGACGAAATGAGTTATGGGGAGGTCGAACCGGTGGATGACAATCCAAACCCATTTGCGGTTTTGAAAGAACTAAAGCGAGATCAGGAGTAG
- the rpmF gene encoding 50S ribosomal protein L32 — protein MAVQQNRKTRSKRGMRRSHDALTAETLSVDSTSGETHRRHHVTADGYYKGKKVIAK, from the coding sequence ATGGCCGTACAACAGAATCGTAAAACCCGTTCTAAGCGTGGTATGCGTCGTTCGCACGATGCGTTGACTGCGGAAACTCTGTCTGTCGATTCCACGTCAGGCGAGACGCACCGTCGTCATCACGTCACCGCTGACGGTTACTATAAAGGCAAGAAAGTCATCGCTAAGTAA
- the plsX gene encoding phosphate acyltransferase PlsX, with amino-acid sequence MSRLTIALDMMGGDHGPPVTVNAAVRAVTDSPNLQLLLCGDRPQLEEQLKNYSNYPEEALILVHTEQVVTMDDKPSSALRNKPRSSMRKALELVQSGEADACVSAGNTGALLAMAYYELKTLPGIDRPALISSVPAQNHKKVFLLDLGANVSCDSEILFQYAVMGSVMAEEVEGIAQPKVGLLNVGEEQIKGNDVVKHTGQILSSLPSLNYIGYIEGGDIFSNKADVVVTDGFVGNVALKACEGLGKFIISEVKRLSQKNLFTRLMARLSLPLLKKIYNRVNPDQYNGASLIGLRGIVVKSHGNASSDAFLYAIQEAVHEVDRQVPTKIKDKIERLLMERP; translated from the coding sequence TTGAGCCGTCTAACCATTGCGTTAGATATGATGGGGGGCGATCATGGCCCCCCTGTTACTGTTAATGCTGCCGTTCGTGCAGTAACAGATTCCCCGAATTTACAATTGTTGCTCTGTGGCGATCGCCCACAGCTTGAAGAGCAGCTCAAAAACTATTCCAATTACCCTGAAGAAGCCTTAATTCTGGTGCACACCGAGCAGGTAGTGACCATGGATGATAAGCCCAGCTCGGCGCTGCGCAACAAGCCCCGCTCGTCTATGAGAAAGGCGTTGGAGCTGGTGCAAAGCGGTGAAGCTGATGCCTGTGTCAGTGCCGGCAATACCGGTGCCTTGCTGGCCATGGCCTACTATGAGTTAAAAACCTTGCCGGGCATCGACCGACCCGCCTTGATATCTTCGGTGCCAGCCCAGAACCACAAAAAAGTGTTTTTATTGGATCTGGGCGCCAATGTGAGCTGCGACTCTGAAATCCTGTTTCAGTATGCGGTGATGGGCTCGGTGATGGCCGAAGAAGTCGAAGGCATCGCTCAACCCAAGGTGGGGCTTTTGAACGTGGGCGAAGAGCAGATCAAGGGCAATGATGTAGTCAAACACACCGGCCAGATCCTGTCTTCCCTGCCCAGTTTAAACTACATAGGCTACATCGAAGGTGGGGATATCTTTTCCAATAAAGCCGATGTAGTCGTGACGGATGGCTTTGTGGGTAATGTGGCGCTGAAAGCCTGCGAGGGCTTGGGCAAATTTATTATCAGCGAAGTGAAAAGGCTCTCACAAAAGAATTTGTTTACCCGTCTGATGGCGCGGCTGTCGCTACCGCTATTGAAAAAGATCTACAACAGGGTGAACCCCGACCAGTATAACGGGGCAAGTTTGATAGGATTGCGCGGCATTGTCGTCAAAAGCCATGGGAATGCGTCCAGTGATGCATTTTTGTACGCCATCCAAGAAGCCGTACATGAGGTGGACAGACAAGTACCAACAAAAATTAAAGACAAAATCGAACGTCTGTTAATGGAAAGGCCTTAA
- the rluC gene encoding 23S rRNA pseudouridine(955/2504/2580) synthase RluC, whose amino-acid sequence MTDSSFSKVQFIKVTEAADGQRIDNFLRTLVKGVPKSLIYRILRKGEVRVNKKRVKPDYKLCQDDEVRVPPVKVPERPELPSANLEVVSNLKHQILYEDETLLVVNKPSGMAVHAGSGVSFGVIEALRSLRPSQTFLELVHRLDRDTSGCLLVAKDRPTLKSLHRQLTEKQVDKRYQALVEGQWPDARHKVRAPLRKNTLKSGERLVAVTADGKDSETEYQVLERFDGATLVEAFPVTGRTHQIRVHCQHAGHPIGGDPKYGSDSFNVRCQEWGLQRLFLHAHSISFLHPKRETTLRCEAPLEASLQRVLEECRRS is encoded by the coding sequence ATGACAGATTCTAGTTTCTCAAAAGTTCAGTTTATCAAGGTCACTGAGGCCGCCGATGGGCAAAGAATTGATAATTTTTTGCGTACTTTGGTAAAAGGTGTGCCGAAAAGCCTGATTTATCGCATTTTGCGCAAAGGTGAAGTGCGGGTGAATAAAAAGCGCGTCAAGCCAGACTACAAGTTATGCCAGGATGATGAAGTGCGCGTGCCACCGGTAAAAGTGCCAGAACGCCCAGAATTGCCCTCAGCCAACTTAGAGGTGGTCTCTAACCTCAAGCACCAAATTCTCTATGAAGATGAGACCCTGCTAGTCGTTAACAAACCTTCCGGTATGGCGGTGCACGCTGGCAGTGGAGTCAGTTTCGGCGTGATAGAAGCCTTACGTTCATTGCGGCCCAGTCAGACATTTTTAGAGTTGGTTCACCGGCTGGACCGGGACACATCAGGCTGCTTACTGGTGGCCAAAGACAGGCCTACTTTAAAGTCTCTGCACCGTCAGCTGACCGAAAAACAGGTAGACAAGCGTTATCAGGCTCTTGTTGAAGGCCAGTGGCCCGACGCCCGTCACAAAGTTCGCGCGCCATTGCGGAAAAACACCCTGAAGTCGGGGGAACGATTGGTGGCGGTTACCGCCGACGGCAAAGACTCGGAAACCGAATATCAGGTACTGGAACGTTTCGATGGCGCGACCCTGGTAGAGGCCTTTCCGGTCACCGGGCGCACCCACCAGATCCGGGTTCATTGCCAGCACGCCGGGCACCCTATTGGTGGCGACCCTAAATACGGCAGTGATTCGTTCAATGTACGCTGTCAGGAATGGGGGTTACAACGACTTTTTTTACACGCTCACAGCATCAGCTTTCTCCACCCCAAACGGGAGACCACCCTGCGCTGTGAAGCGCCGCTGGAAGCATCACTACAACGAGTATTAGAGGAGTGTCGCCGTTCATGA
- a CDS encoding Maf family protein, which yields MELILASSSPFRQSLLNKLGITFRCQSPDIDESPVAGESPQALVERLARQKAETIAANAPHSLVIGSDQVAVIDDQIMGKPGERDKALAQLRLANGKRVHFYTGLCLLNSNSGNCQTAVEPVEVVFRRLTEQQLTAYIDKETPFQCAGSFKCEGLGISLFSAIHSDDPNTLVGLPLIRLTQMLANEGVDVLTA from the coding sequence ATGGAACTGATACTGGCTTCGAGTTCGCCGTTCCGTCAGTCACTGCTGAACAAACTGGGTATAACGTTCCGGTGTCAAAGCCCGGACATTGATGAGTCCCCTGTTGCCGGTGAATCCCCCCAGGCCCTGGTGGAACGGCTGGCTCGCCAAAAAGCCGAGACCATCGCCGCCAATGCGCCTCACTCACTGGTTATCGGTTCTGACCAGGTGGCGGTCATCGATGATCAGATCATGGGTAAACCGGGGGAACGGGACAAGGCGCTGGCTCAACTGCGGCTGGCCAACGGCAAGCGAGTGCATTTTTATACAGGACTTTGCCTGCTCAACAGTAATTCCGGAAACTGTCAGACAGCGGTAGAGCCGGTAGAGGTCGTATTCCGCCGCCTGACCGAGCAACAGCTTACCGCTTATATTGATAAAGAAACCCCTTTCCAGTGCGCCGGAAGCTTTAAGTGTGAGGGACTTGGCATCAGCTTGTTTTCTGCCATCCACAGCGACGATCCCAATACCCTGGTGGGACTGCCGCTGATTCGCCTGACCCAGATGCTGGCCAATGAAGGCGTGGATGTATTAACCGCCTAA
- the fabD gene encoding ACP S-malonyltransferase — protein sequence MSELALVFPGQGSQTVGMLTELAERYSQVQETFEQASEALGYDLWALVQNGPESQLNETHRTQPALLTASVAIWRIWQAEGGAKPAMMAGHSLGEYSALVCAGVLDFTDAVKLVEKRGQLMQQAVPAGVGAMAAIIGLDDDKVKAACQQAAEGQVVSAVNFNSPGQVVIAGNKEAVDRAVVLCKDTGAKRALPLPVSVPSHCALMEPAAQELADALKQVTFNSPDIPVVNNVDVAVESDGDRIRDALVRQLYSPVRWTESVQFMAGQGISTLAETGPGKVLTGLARRIDKSLAATAINTPDSLKSLLEKGE from the coding sequence ATGTCTGAATTGGCACTGGTCTTTCCCGGGCAGGGCTCACAAACGGTGGGAATGTTGACCGAGTTAGCCGAACGCTACTCTCAGGTGCAGGAGACCTTCGAACAAGCCAGTGAAGCCCTTGGTTATGATCTCTGGGCCCTGGTCCAGAATGGACCGGAATCACAGCTCAACGAAACCCATCGCACTCAACCGGCGCTATTGACCGCCAGTGTCGCTATCTGGCGTATCTGGCAGGCCGAAGGTGGCGCGAAGCCTGCCATGATGGCCGGTCATAGCTTAGGTGAGTATTCGGCGCTGGTGTGTGCCGGGGTACTGGATTTTACCGATGCGGTGAAGCTGGTAGAAAAGCGCGGCCAGTTAATGCAGCAAGCGGTCCCCGCGGGTGTGGGCGCCATGGCCGCTATCATCGGTTTGGATGACGACAAAGTGAAAGCGGCCTGCCAGCAAGCAGCAGAAGGCCAGGTGGTGTCGGCGGTCAACTTTAACTCTCCCGGCCAGGTGGTCATCGCTGGCAATAAAGAGGCCGTAGACCGGGCGGTGGTATTGTGTAAAGACACCGGCGCCAAACGAGCGCTGCCTTTGCCGGTGAGCGTGCCATCTCATTGCGCTCTAATGGAGCCGGCGGCACAGGAACTGGCAGACGCGCTGAAGCAGGTAACCTTTAACAGCCCTGACATTCCGGTGGTGAATAATGTGGATGTAGCGGTGGAATCCGATGGGGATCGCATTCGCGATGCCCTGGTGCGCCAACTGTACAGTCCGGTACGTTGGACCGAGAGCGTTCAGTTTATGGCCGGTCAAGGCATCAGTACACTGGCCGAAACCGGACCAGGAAAAGTACTGACAGGCCTGGCACGTCGTATCGATAAGTCACTGGCGGCCACGGCCATCAATACTCCGGATAGCTTAAAATCATTATTGGAAAAAGGTGAATAA
- the pyrF gene encoding orotidine-5'-phosphate decarboxylase, whose amino-acid sequence MNLKEPKVLIALDFDDKDKALAFVDQLSPDECRLKVGKEMFTYFGPDFVKALVDRNFDVFLDLKFHDIPNTVAKAVTAAAKLGVWMVNVHASGGSRMMQAAVEALNVFGGQRPYLIGVTVLTSMSEQDLAETGVSASPKEQVRHLAKLAQDAGLDGVVCSAQEAAILKEDLGTQFKLVTPGIRPVGSAQGDQRRVMTPPEAMEAGVDYMVIGRPITQAADPVQALKAINQSIA is encoded by the coding sequence ATAAACTTGAAAGAACCCAAGGTATTAATCGCACTGGATTTTGATGATAAGGACAAGGCTCTCGCTTTTGTCGACCAGTTATCTCCGGATGAATGCCGCCTGAAAGTCGGCAAGGAGATGTTTACCTATTTTGGTCCGGATTTTGTTAAGGCTCTGGTGGACCGAAACTTCGATGTGTTTTTGGATCTGAAATTTCACGATATTCCCAATACGGTGGCCAAAGCGGTGACGGCCGCCGCCAAACTGGGGGTCTGGATGGTTAATGTCCACGCCAGTGGTGGCAGCCGCATGATGCAGGCAGCGGTCGAAGCGTTAAACGTTTTTGGCGGGCAGCGGCCTTACCTTATTGGGGTCACGGTGCTGACCAGTATGTCGGAACAGGATTTGGCCGAAACGGGCGTCAGTGCGTCACCCAAGGAACAGGTACGACATTTGGCTAAGCTGGCTCAGGACGCGGGATTGGACGGTGTTGTTTGTTCGGCGCAGGAAGCGGCGATCCTGAAAGAGGATTTGGGCACTCAGTTTAAGCTGGTCACTCCCGGGATTCGTCCTGTCGGCAGTGCACAAGGTGATCAGCGCCGGGTGATGACGCCGCCTGAGGCCATGGAAGCCGGTGTGGACTATATGGTGATTGGTCGCCCGATTACCCAGGCAGCCGATCCTGTACAGGCGTTAAAGGCCATTAATCAGTCTATCGCCTAG
- the rne gene encoding ribonuclease E, which produces MKRMLINATQQEELRVALVDGQKLYDLDIESPGHEQKKANIYKGKITRVEPSLEAAFVDYGADRHGFLPLKEIARTYFPKNYTFDGRPNIKEVIKEGQEVIVQVDKEERGQKGAALTTFISLAGSYLVLMPNNPRAGGISRRIEGDERTELKSALNKLKLPDGMGLIVRTAGVGKSYEELEWDLSVLLTHWQAIEEVSKSRSAPFLIHQESNVIVRAIRDYLRRDIGEILIDNEKVYNLAQQHIELVRPDFAQRVKRYISDVPMFNHYQVESQIESAFQREVRLPSGGSIVIDQTEALTSIDINSSRATKGGDIEETALNTNLEAADEIARQLRLRDLGGLFVIDFIDMSPVRHQREVEKRLNDAVRQDRARVQLGRISRFGLLEMSRQRLRPSLGESASNVCPRCKGHGTVRGTESLALSVLRLLEEEAIKENTGQIEAQVPVSVATYLLNEKRDSVRGIENRHNVSLLIIPNPNLETPNYRVSRLRSDEVITEASYNLELDKEAPEPSASTPSEMAKKREEPALQGMTAPKKAAPQVAQPSLFDRIVKWLKSLLESEESTQSSSTDSGNGRGQQRRRGGRQQQGNRGGRGRQQDNKGGNKDNRRKPASEKKAGPAKDKAEPKKPQNRSNKKDQAPKTDNKPEQGPKNAEQKSKAQQNVERRQRRDRRRSVRIQTDAETASQAVEAKSTDTEVNTPAPAKKENAAVTEPQATQTQTEQVETQAQQGNDTQAESNESKDSGRNRSRRSPRHARASGQRRRKEQQPQDTETSAEAQSEKAEPSASEQASQVESKPQVPASEVESKQAPSPAKPDAKASSSTQTAETDTQPEQGEFALEPTKPEATPEAPANKSEEEPVAQAETETSAAAQAEPQKTDDTQAPDEQQAPLFSESEEQPSEVTVDKASDASKAKAESNGKASGTERKERVPARFVSRPMTRPESVEGELPSIQITGIANDARPEFEISGLVALGSKGRSQASAPATNPASQDS; this is translated from the coding sequence ATGAAAAGAATGCTAATCAATGCAACTCAACAAGAAGAGTTGCGTGTTGCCCTGGTAGATGGGCAGAAGCTTTACGATTTAGACATTGAAAGTCCCGGTCATGAGCAGAAAAAAGCCAATATCTACAAGGGCAAAATCACCCGAGTCGAGCCCAGTCTCGAAGCCGCCTTTGTCGATTATGGCGCCGACCGCCACGGCTTCCTCCCCTTAAAAGAAATCGCCCGCACTTACTTCCCCAAAAACTACACCTTCGATGGTCGCCCCAACATTAAAGAAGTGATTAAAGAAGGTCAGGAAGTCATTGTACAGGTTGATAAGGAAGAGCGCGGCCAGAAAGGCGCGGCCCTGACCACCTTTATCAGCCTCGCGGGCAGCTATCTGGTATTAATGCCCAACAACCCTCGCGCCGGCGGAATCTCCCGACGCATTGAGGGGGATGAGCGTACCGAACTTAAAAGTGCCTTAAACAAGCTGAAACTGCCCGACGGCATGGGACTGATCGTTCGTACGGCCGGTGTGGGTAAATCCTACGAAGAGCTCGAGTGGGATCTGAGTGTATTGCTGACCCACTGGCAGGCCATTGAGGAAGTATCTAAGTCCCGCTCGGCGCCGTTCCTGATCCATCAGGAAAGCAACGTCATCGTGCGCGCCATTCGTGATTATTTGCGCCGCGATATCGGCGAGATTCTGATCGACAACGAGAAGGTCTACAACCTGGCACAGCAGCATATCGAACTGGTCCGCCCCGATTTTGCGCAACGGGTTAAGCGCTACATCAGCGATGTGCCCATGTTCAATCACTATCAGGTAGAGAGTCAGATCGAGTCAGCCTTCCAACGGGAAGTGCGCTTACCCTCTGGCGGTTCCATCGTTATCGATCAGACCGAAGCCCTGACCTCCATCGATATTAACTCCTCGCGCGCCACCAAAGGCGGCGACATTGAAGAAACGGCACTGAATACCAACTTGGAAGCCGCGGACGAAATCGCCCGCCAGCTACGTCTGCGCGACCTGGGCGGATTGTTTGTTATCGACTTTATCGATATGAGCCCGGTGCGCCACCAACGAGAAGTGGAAAAGCGTCTGAATGACGCCGTCCGTCAGGACAGAGCACGAGTTCAGCTGGGTCGTATTTCCCGTTTTGGTCTGTTGGAAATGTCCCGTCAGCGCCTGCGTCCGTCACTGGGTGAGTCAGCCTCCAATGTCTGCCCCCGCTGTAAGGGCCATGGCACGGTTCGTGGAACCGAATCTTTGGCGTTATCCGTATTGCGCTTACTGGAAGAGGAGGCCATTAAGGAAAACACCGGCCAAATCGAAGCTCAGGTGCCCGTATCCGTGGCTACCTACTTGTTGAATGAAAAGCGCGACTCGGTACGAGGCATCGAAAATCGTCACAATGTCAGTTTGCTGATCATCCCTAACCCGAATCTGGAAACCCCCAACTACCGCGTGTCCCGCCTGCGCTCCGATGAAGTGATCACCGAGGCCAGCTACAACCTGGAGTTGGATAAGGAAGCGCCTGAGCCGAGTGCCAGCACCCCATCTGAAATGGCCAAAAAGCGTGAAGAGCCTGCGTTGCAGGGTATGACAGCGCCCAAAAAAGCCGCTCCTCAGGTGGCGCAGCCTTCCCTGTTTGACCGAATTGTCAAATGGCTGAAGTCTCTGCTGGAATCGGAAGAGTCCACGCAGTCGTCCTCTACAGACTCCGGAAATGGACGCGGTCAGCAGCGCCGCCGCGGCGGCCGTCAACAACAAGGCAACCGTGGTGGCCGTGGTCGCCAGCAAGATAATAAGGGTGGCAATAAGGACAACCGCCGGAAACCTGCGTCAGAGAAAAAAGCCGGTCCCGCCAAAGACAAGGCGGAGCCGAAGAAGCCTCAAAACCGGTCTAACAAAAAAGACCAGGCGCCAAAAACCGATAACAAACCAGAACAAGGCCCGAAGAACGCCGAGCAAAAGAGTAAGGCGCAACAGAATGTGGAACGCCGTCAGCGTCGGGATCGTCGCCGTTCGGTGCGCATTCAAACTGACGCAGAGACCGCCAGCCAAGCGGTAGAGGCCAAGAGCACTGACACAGAAGTCAACACGCCTGCGCCAGCCAAGAAAGAAAACGCGGCAGTGACCGAGCCTCAGGCCACTCAAACCCAAACTGAACAGGTTGAGACTCAGGCTCAGCAAGGCAACGACACTCAGGCAGAAAGCAACGAGAGCAAAGACAGCGGCCGTAACAGAAGCCGCCGTAGTCCTCGTCATGCACGGGCATCGGGACAGCGTCGCCGTAAAGAGCAGCAACCTCAGGACACCGAAACGTCAGCCGAAGCTCAGTCTGAGAAGGCAGAGCCTTCCGCCAGTGAGCAGGCGTCTCAAGTGGAGAGCAAACCGCAAGTCCCTGCTTCTGAAGTAGAGTCTAAGCAAGCTCCCTCCCCGGCCAAACCAGATGCAAAGGCGAGCTCAAGTACTCAAACTGCTGAGACTGATACCCAGCCTGAACAGGGCGAATTTGCGCTGGAGCCTACTAAGCCGGAAGCGACACCCGAGGCACCTGCCAATAAGTCAGAAGAAGAACCTGTAGCTCAGGCAGAGACAGAGACGAGTGCAGCCGCCCAGGCTGAGCCCCAGAAGACCGACGACACTCAGGCTCCCGACGAGCAGCAGGCACCGCTGTTTAGCGAGTCAGAGGAGCAGCCTTCTGAGGTGACGGTCGACAAGGCATCTGACGCATCAAAAGCCAAAGCTGAAAGCAATGGAAAAGCTTCCGGTACTGAACGCAAAGAACGAGTGCCGGCGCGTTTTGTCTCTCGCCCCATGACTCGCCCTGAGTCAGTGGAGGGCGAGTTGCCTTCGATACAAATTACCGGCATCGCCAATGACGCCCGCCCCGAGTTTGAAATCTCAGGTCTGGTGGCCTTGGGCAGTAAGGGACGCAGTCAGGCATCAGCCCCGGCAACCAACCCGGCTAGCCAGGACAGTTAA